Proteins from a genomic interval of Tumebacillus sp. BK434:
- a CDS encoding ABC transporter ATP-binding protein yields MKNNELLQAIRYIWQGHRTWVIVTAVISLLLGLAPIVNLWVAKELINQVADLFSGAHDDYVAAFQLLLLQFLVLLAAPLLGKGQELLDKQTDLRLDHDLQRTILEKTTRVPLELYDRPDFQHAIERVYGGQAQRFLTPIKQSMDIARNLITLFSFLVYLLSVHWSLALISVVAAFPLLLVLRIFGSLRFALMKAQTPLAREANYLKQLMMERQAAKEVRLFQLRNFLLGEWSERFQHNQQEQLRLFKREKGMLALTDALTALFYVGAAGLIIWVARTTMITIGDFVALGQAVQGTQSAINQISVQVARLYESRLYLADFFKFADESVFRNQPVRGTAPFPVPMRQGVSIENLSFRYPGSERNALRNVSLHISPGQRIAIVGENGSGKTTLVKCLMGLYPVQEGWIRIDGVPMQEIAETEWFHNLTVIFQDFKRYDFTVRQNIVIGQLAAAADGERLETVAEDTGVKTFVSRFSAGYDTFLGRSFREGEDLSGGQWQKIALARALFSEGQLLILDEPTAALDPQAEREVFEQFDHLTRGKTAVFISHRMAAARMADRIIVMRDGAVCEAGSHDELIALDGEYKRLFMMQAEWYHE; encoded by the coding sequence ATGAAAAACAACGAACTGCTTCAGGCGATTCGATATATTTGGCAAGGCCACCGCACTTGGGTGATCGTAACAGCGGTGATCAGCCTCTTGCTTGGGCTGGCTCCGATAGTGAACTTGTGGGTGGCAAAAGAACTGATCAATCAGGTCGCCGATCTATTCAGCGGCGCCCACGATGACTATGTGGCAGCGTTTCAATTGTTGCTGCTGCAGTTTCTGGTCTTATTGGCTGCTCCGCTGCTCGGCAAAGGACAGGAACTTTTGGATAAGCAGACCGATCTGCGGCTGGATCACGACCTGCAACGCACCATCTTGGAAAAAACGACGAGGGTGCCGCTTGAACTCTATGACCGGCCGGATTTTCAGCATGCGATCGAGCGCGTGTACGGCGGTCAGGCGCAGCGGTTTCTCACGCCGATCAAGCAGTCGATGGACATCGCGCGCAACTTGATCACCTTGTTCTCCTTTCTTGTTTATCTGCTCAGCGTGCATTGGTCGCTCGCTTTGATCAGCGTTGTCGCAGCATTTCCGCTGCTGCTGGTGCTGCGCATCTTTGGGAGCCTGCGTTTTGCGCTGATGAAGGCGCAGACTCCGCTAGCACGTGAGGCGAATTATTTGAAGCAGTTGATGATGGAGCGTCAGGCGGCCAAGGAAGTCCGGCTGTTTCAATTGCGCAACTTTCTGCTGGGAGAGTGGTCGGAGCGTTTTCAGCACAATCAGCAGGAGCAGTTGCGGCTATTCAAACGCGAAAAAGGCATGCTGGCGCTGACCGATGCACTCACCGCTTTGTTCTATGTTGGTGCTGCAGGCTTGATCATTTGGGTGGCGCGCACCACGATGATCACGATCGGGGATTTTGTCGCGCTGGGGCAGGCGGTGCAAGGTACGCAGAGCGCGATCAATCAGATCTCCGTGCAGGTGGCCAGACTCTATGAGTCGAGGCTGTATCTGGCCGATTTTTTTAAATTTGCGGATGAATCGGTGTTCAGAAATCAACCGGTGCGGGGAACAGCACCGTTTCCTGTTCCCATGCGGCAGGGCGTCTCGATCGAAAATCTCTCCTTCCGCTATCCGGGAAGCGAACGCAACGCCTTGCGCAATGTCTCTTTGCACATTTCACCAGGGCAGCGCATCGCGATCGTCGGCGAGAACGGATCGGGTAAAACGACGCTTGTTAAATGCCTGATGGGTCTGTACCCGGTACAGGAAGGATGGATTCGCATTGACGGCGTGCCGATGCAGGAGATTGCCGAAACGGAATGGTTTCACAATCTCACCGTGATCTTTCAGGATTTCAAACGCTATGATTTCACGGTGCGTCAGAACATCGTCATCGGGCAACTGGCAGCTGCGGCCGATGGCGAGCGGCTGGAAACGGTGGCGGAGGATACTGGGGTCAAGACGTTTGTCTCCCGCTTTTCAGCAGGCTATGATACGTTTCTCGGGCGCAGCTTTCGGGAGGGAGAGGATCTCTCCGGCGGACAATGGCAAAAGATCGCATTGGCGCGCGCGCTTTTTTCGGAGGGTCAGCTGCTGATCCTCGATGAGCCGACCGCAGCTCTCGACCCGCAAGCCGAGCGGGAGGTGTTCGAGCAGTTCGATCACTTGACGCGGGGAAAAACGGCAGTTTTTATCTCGCACCGAATGGCGGCTGCCCGGATGGCAGACCGGATCATCGTGATGCGGGACGGAGCGGTCTGCGAGGCGGGCTCGCATGACGAGCTGATCGCTTTGGACGGCGAGTACAAACGCCTCTTCATGATGCAGGCAGAGTGGTACCACGAGTAA
- a CDS encoding conjugal transfer protein TraF has translation MEQTWTLSQVGLWCFALVQFILYGVFLRMIGQFLKRVRLQPVTVRRAALAPGETAPPIRASDQQGRKVELAAGQLTLCLFVLHTCEICHSILPRLSDIGAQYPEMKIIVIASEDGVGEDAGLPERVSFVRSNEIRKEYLITYVPAMVMVSGAGRVLGAARVMSADDFEKRLELYKM, from the coding sequence ATGGAACAAACATGGACGCTGTCTCAAGTTGGACTGTGGTGTTTTGCGTTGGTGCAATTCATCCTGTATGGAGTTTTTCTGCGCATGATCGGTCAATTTTTGAAACGGGTACGCCTGCAGCCCGTCACGGTGCGGCGCGCAGCGCTGGCGCCGGGCGAGACCGCACCGCCGATCCGGGCGTCCGATCAACAGGGCCGCAAGGTTGAACTCGCAGCAGGACAGTTGACGCTTTGCCTGTTCGTCTTACATACCTGCGAGATCTGCCACTCGATCCTGCCACGCCTTTCTGATATCGGAGCGCAGTACCCTGAGATGAAGATCATCGTGATCGCCTCCGAGGACGGAGTGGGCGAAGATGCAGGTCTTCCCGAGCGTGTGTCGTTCGTGCGCTCGAATGAGATACGCAAGGAGTATTTGATCACCTACGTCCCGGCGATGGTCATGGTGAGCGGAGCCGGGCGCGTGCTGGGGGCGGCGCGGGTGATGAGCGCAGACGATTTTGAAAAACGGCTGGAACTATACAAAATGTAA
- a CDS encoding MauE/DoxX family redox-associated membrane protein, with translation MDDLAVWFRFVLAFLFLSTAWSKHKTMGEHIGVVRDYQLLPERLTEPFAKAETYVELLLGLLLLLGLFQPYAAAGSVVMLLIYTGAITVNLWRGRTEMSCGCGGVAGLHRISWKLVLRNLSLACAGAWVGAQNIPQGTIDALLAGVAWESAFDLRFAVIFGCSVLTMLAWTIANELGSIQEEFRTLLEGKS, from the coding sequence ATGGACGATTTGGCGGTGTGGTTTCGCTTCGTGCTCGCGTTTTTATTCCTCTCGACCGCATGGTCGAAGCACAAAACGATGGGTGAGCATATCGGTGTTGTCCGCGACTATCAACTCTTGCCCGAGCGGCTGACCGAGCCGTTTGCCAAGGCAGAGACATATGTGGAACTCTTGCTCGGCTTGTTGCTGCTGCTCGGGCTGTTTCAACCCTATGCAGCCGCAGGGAGTGTGGTGATGCTGCTCATTTATACGGGCGCCATCACGGTCAATCTTTGGCGCGGCCGCACCGAGATGTCCTGCGGCTGCGGCGGGGTGGCCGGACTGCACCGGATCTCATGGAAGCTGGTGCTGCGCAATCTCTCTCTCGCTTGCGCCGGAGCCTGGGTTGGCGCTCAGAACATTCCACAGGGGACGATCGATGCGCTTCTTGCAGGTGTAGCCTGGGAAAGTGCGTTTGATCTGCGTTTTGCTGTCATCTTCGGGTGTTCTGTGCTGACGATGCTGGCATGGACGATCGCAAACGAATTGGGTTCGATTCAGGAAGAGTTCCGAACCTTGCTGGAAGGGAAGTCGTGA